The following are encoded in a window of Spirochaeta cellobiosiphila DSM 17781 genomic DNA:
- the flhF gene encoding flagellar biosynthesis protein FlhF, which translates to MQFFTEQGPSYQEVLSKVRLKYGERARIMSHRTVMLGGFWLFGRKEGIEVSGYLAEDSIIKKQKDKLDAEKKKIIEVANSKKNEEQLKKDEDALSTVLKEVQSLKASIGQNSSENDKSHPVLLEIKKILQRNDFTENYTNYILERLKKECSFEELDSIRTVKTKVLNWIKESIKLWNFKPSRKGSTFVLVGPTGVGKTTTIAKLAAHHSLGGDNNTQSKVRIITIDNYRIAAKQQIETYGEIMGIPTSCVESFTDLRKTMALSAEYDLILIDTIGKSPKIATNLAEMKDLLDACGPSSETHLAISATTKNKDIIEILRQFDPFNYHSVVLTKIDETSNLGNIISILWEKDKSLSFITNGQRVPQDINQASVDILIDTIDGFQDIIAHNEYISTLSENWSE; encoded by the coding sequence ATGCAGTTTTTTACAGAGCAAGGACCATCATACCAAGAAGTATTAAGTAAAGTTCGACTCAAGTATGGGGAACGTGCTCGTATTATGAGTCATCGGACTGTAATGCTTGGCGGTTTTTGGTTATTTGGCAGAAAAGAAGGTATCGAAGTCTCTGGATATCTTGCGGAAGATAGTATTATAAAAAAACAGAAAGATAAGCTCGATGCAGAAAAGAAAAAAATCATAGAAGTAGCTAATTCAAAGAAAAATGAAGAACAATTAAAAAAGGATGAAGACGCATTAAGTACTGTTTTAAAAGAAGTCCAGTCCTTGAAAGCAAGTATTGGTCAAAATAGTAGCGAAAATGATAAATCACATCCTGTTTTATTAGAAATAAAGAAGATTCTTCAACGAAATGATTTTACTGAAAATTATACAAACTACATTTTAGAACGATTAAAGAAAGAGTGTAGTTTTGAAGAATTAGATAGTATTCGAACTGTTAAAACCAAAGTTTTAAATTGGATAAAAGAATCTATTAAATTATGGAACTTTAAGCCCAGTAGAAAAGGATCAACCTTTGTTTTAGTCGGTCCTACAGGCGTTGGTAAAACAACGACTATTGCTAAACTTGCGGCTCATCATAGTTTGGGTGGAGACAATAACACCCAAAGTAAAGTACGTATTATTACCATAGATAACTACCGGATAGCTGCAAAGCAACAGATAGAAACATATGGTGAAATAATGGGGATTCCTACTAGTTGTGTAGAAAGTTTTACAGATCTTCGTAAGACTATGGCTTTGAGTGCAGAATATGATCTGATTTTAATAGACACTATTGGTAAAAGTCCTAAGATAGCAACTAATTTGGCAGAAATGAAGGATCTGTTAGACGCTTGTGGTCCTTCTTCAGAAACTCATTTAGCCATTAGTGCAACAACAAAAAACAAGGATATCATTGAAATCCTAAGACAATTTGATCCTTTTAATTATCACTCGGTAGTTCTTACAAAAATAGATGAGACATCAAATTTAGGTAATATTATAAGTATACTATGGGAAAAAGATAAATCACTTTCTTTCATTACCAACGGGCAAAGAGTACCACAAGACATAAATCAGGCTAGTGTTGATATACTTATAGATACTATTGACGGATTTCAAGATATTATTGCTCATAATGAATATATTAGTACCTTAAGTGAAAATTGGAGTGAATAA
- a CDS encoding MinD/ParA family protein translates to MADQAEKLREMMKDRGPNTNGDNYKSNKTRIIAVASGKGGVGKTNLAINLALAYSQLGKKVVVLDADLGLANVNVVLGIIPKFNLYHMIKQKKRMSEIIVDTGYGIKIVAGASGFSKIANLNEEERMGFISEMSELNWADIVIIDTSAGVSSNVLDFIKAADDVLIITTPEPTAITDAYGIIKIISTELDGNDLGLKLIVNRVGSVTEGKKVAERVINIAGQFLNLKVDYLGYVYEDPIVSSSVLEQKPFIIRDPKAKASFCMHNLVSRLEKVEYREGKGISKFLNRLLGKRA, encoded by the coding sequence ATGGCAGATCAGGCAGAAAAACTTCGTGAAATGATGAAGGATCGTGGTCCAAATACAAATGGCGATAATTATAAATCTAATAAGACAAGAATTATCGCAGTGGCTAGTGGTAAAGGAGGCGTCGGAAAAACAAATCTGGCGATAAATTTGGCATTAGCTTATTCTCAATTAGGTAAAAAAGTTGTTGTATTAGATGCCGATTTAGGACTTGCTAACGTTAATGTTGTATTAGGTATTATTCCCAAATTTAATCTTTATCACATGATAAAACAGAAAAAAAGAATGTCTGAAATTATTGTTGATACAGGATATGGCATAAAGATTGTAGCAGGAGCCAGTGGTTTTAGTAAGATCGCAAATTTAAATGAAGAGGAACGAATGGGGTTCATTTCTGAAATGTCTGAACTCAATTGGGCTGATATTGTTATTATTGACACCTCTGCTGGTGTCTCAAGTAATGTACTAGATTTCATTAAAGCTGCAGATGATGTTTTAATAATAACGACTCCCGAACCTACAGCAATTACAGATGCCTATGGTATAATAAAAATAATTAGTACAGAGCTTGATGGTAATGACCTGGGATTAAAGCTAATTGTTAATCGCGTAGGAAGCGTGACTGAAGGAAAAAAAGTAGCCGAAAGGGTCATTAATATAGCAGGACAATTTTTAAATTTAAAGGTAGATTATCTAGGATATGTATATGAAGATCCTATTGTATCTTCTTCTGTTTTAGAACAAAAGCCATTTATCATTAGAGATCCTAAGGCAAAGGCTAGTTTCTGTATGCATAATCTAGTAAGTCGATTAGAAAAGGTTGAATATCGAGAAGGTAAGGGGATATCCAAATTTTTAAATAGACTTTTAGGGAAAAGAGCTTAA
- the whiG gene encoding RNA polymerase sigma factor WhiG, whose translation MENLLEQYTEEELWKQYKDSRDPSIRDTFIKQYAPLVRYVAGKVSVGMPHNVEFDDLVGYGVFGLFDAIDKFDPEKHVKFKTYAVTRIRGAIFDELRSIDWVPRSVRQKTRELEDTVQHLEASLGRSASDAEIANKMGISVNDFQKVLLKISGTSILSLNDVWYTGEENDKVSIVDSIESPTSLNPDTIVEKDEIKRVIVEAIQSLPEKEKKVLVLYYYEDLTLKEIGKVLEVTESRVSQLHTKAIMRLRSKLTNIKKGIF comes from the coding sequence ATGGAGAATCTGCTGGAACAATATACTGAAGAAGAACTTTGGAAACAATATAAAGACTCACGTGATCCTAGTATTCGTGATACTTTCATAAAACAGTATGCTCCTTTGGTGAGATATGTCGCTGGAAAAGTTTCTGTAGGAATGCCTCATAATGTCGAATTCGATGATTTAGTAGGCTATGGAGTATTTGGATTATTTGACGCTATAGATAAATTTGATCCTGAGAAACATGTTAAATTCAAAACATACGCTGTAACCAGGATAAGAGGTGCTATTTTTGATGAGTTACGGTCGATTGACTGGGTTCCTCGTTCAGTTCGACAAAAGACTAGAGAATTGGAAGATACTGTACAGCATTTGGAAGCCAGTCTAGGTCGTTCTGCCTCTGATGCAGAAATAGCTAATAAGATGGGAATATCTGTAAATGATTTTCAGAAGGTTTTGTTAAAGATCTCAGGGACAAGTATATTATCTTTAAATGATGTTTGGTATACAGGCGAAGAGAATGATAAAGTATCTATCGTTGATAGTATTGAATCTCCTACAAGCCTTAATCCTGATACTATTGTAGAAAAAGACGAAATAAAAAGAGTTATTGTTGAAGCCATTCAATCTCTTCCAGAAAAAGAAAAAAAAGTTTTAGTCCTATATTATTATGAGGATCTCACTCTAAAAGAAATAGGTAAGGTTTTGGAAGTCACTGAGTCCAGGGTAAGCCAGTTACATACAAAAGCCATAATGAGGTTAAGATCCAAATTGACTAATATCAAAAAAGGTATATTCTAA